In a single window of the Candidatus Polarisedimenticolaceae bacterium genome:
- the erpA gene encoding iron-sulfur cluster insertion protein ErpA codes for MLQMTDKAVDKVKELLAAESKDGFGLRVAIHGGGCSGFQYGLTFENQERPNDNVLEFGGLKVFVDAMSGMYLDGVKIDYIDSLEGSGFKIDNPKATGSCGCGHSFSA; via the coding sequence ATGCTGCAGATGACCGACAAGGCCGTCGACAAGGTCAAAGAGCTTCTCGCGGCCGAGAGCAAGGACGGGTTCGGGCTTCGCGTCGCCATCCACGGCGGCGGCTGCTCCGGCTTCCAGTACGGGTTGACCTTCGAGAACCAGGAACGCCCCAACGACAACGTCCTGGAATTCGGCGGGCTCAAGGTGTTCGTCGACGCGATGTCGGGGATGTACCTCGACGGCGTGAAGATCGACTACATCGACAGCCTCGAGGGTTCGGGCTTCAAGATCGACAACCCGAAGGCCACCGGGAGTTGCGGCTGCGGCCACAGCTTCTCGGCCTGA
- a CDS encoding DUF3467 domain-containing protein, with protein sequence MSDERSIPIKIADEILRGAYANQMVVRHTREEFVLDFLSVFPPEAVVNARVIVSPGHMKRILRALEDNVLKYESAHGRIADAEPPTAGPAN encoded by the coding sequence ATGTCCGACGAGCGCTCGATCCCGATCAAGATCGCCGACGAGATCCTCCGGGGCGCGTACGCGAACCAGATGGTGGTTCGGCACACGCGCGAGGAGTTCGTCCTCGACTTCCTCTCCGTGTTCCCCCCCGAGGCGGTCGTGAACGCGCGGGTGATCGTGAGCCCCGGTCACATGAAGCGGATCCTGCGGGCGCTCGAGGACAACGTGCTCAAGTACGAGTCCGCACACGGGCGCATCGCCGATGCGGAGCCGCCCACGGCGGGACCCGCGAACTAG
- a CDS encoding MogA/MoaB family molybdenum cofactor biosynthesis protein produces MARAVSPHAHAHAGGPARVGVLTVSDTRTAATDASGDAAAAILAAAGHAVVRRGIVPDDPARVREAVLAWLADPECDAVITNGGTGIASRDRTCEAVSELLDQRLDGFGELFRMLSWSEVGSAAMLSRAVAGIARGKPLFAVPGSPAAVRLAVERLIAPELSHLLAELRRR; encoded by the coding sequence GTGGCTCGAGCGGTGAGCCCCCACGCGCACGCCCATGCCGGCGGGCCCGCCAGGGTGGGCGTCCTCACGGTGAGCGATACCCGTACGGCGGCCACGGACGCGTCGGGGGACGCGGCGGCAGCGATCCTCGCCGCGGCGGGGCACGCCGTCGTCCGGAGGGGGATCGTCCCCGACGACCCTGCGCGGGTCCGGGAGGCGGTGCTCGCGTGGCTCGCCGATCCCGAGTGCGATGCGGTGATCACGAACGGCGGGACGGGGATCGCATCCCGGGACCGGACCTGCGAAGCGGTGTCCGAGCTGCTCGACCAGAGGCTCGACGGCTTCGGCGAGCTGTTCCGCATGTTGTCCTGGTCGGAGGTCGGATCGGCGGCGATGCTCAGCCGGGCCGTCGCCGGGATCGCCCGCGGGAAGCCGCTGTTCGCCGTCCCCGGGTCCCCCGCGGCCGTGCGTCTCGCGGTCGAGCGGTTGATCGCCCCCGAGCTTTCGCACCTGCTCGCGGAGCTGCGCCGGCGCTAG
- a CDS encoding STAS domain-containing protein, giving the protein MRIDRRDEDGVAVVTVAEPGEIDLDRADAFRDTVLRAVGDAKRVVLDCTLVEFFDSAGMAALLSIQKEIVQRRRGAFALAGLHRSVLEVFRMVGFDVIFLFHPDAAAAVAAVRG; this is encoded by the coding sequence ATGCGAATCGATCGGCGGGACGAGGACGGGGTCGCGGTCGTGACGGTCGCCGAGCCGGGCGAGATCGACCTCGACCGCGCGGACGCCTTTCGGGACACGGTGCTTCGCGCGGTCGGGGACGCGAAACGCGTCGTGCTGGACTGCACCCTCGTCGAGTTCTTCGACTCCGCCGGGATGGCGGCGCTGCTCTCGATCCAGAAGGAGATCGTCCAGCGTCGCCGCGGCGCGTTCGCGCTCGCCGGCCTCCACCGCAGCGTCCTCGAGGTCTTCCGCATGGTCGGTTTCGACGTGATCTTCCTGTTCCACCCCGACGCCGCGGCCGCGGTCGCGGCGGTGCGCGGCTGA
- a CDS encoding glycine C-acetyltransferase — translation MNGGFEARLRGELDQFRADGVYKRLNHLAGPQGARARMEGRGEVVILSSNNYLGLCDVPEVVEGGHEGLRRWGAGTGSVRFICGTFTVHRDLEAELARFVGAEASLSYVSCWNANEGLMPTVLDERDVVISDALNHASIIDSIRLCKAQRKVYPHSDMAALQNALRDSAAARTRLVVTDGVFSMEGDIARLPEILDLARRHDAVVVVDDSHATGVLGRTGRGTAEHFGLHGQVDVVTSTLGKALGGAAGGFTAGSAALCDYLTQRSRPQLFSNALPPTVAASALAAVRYLDAHPERVERLRENASYFRGRVQEIGLKPLPGETPIVPIILGDTALAIRASERMLEEGVFVTGFGFPVVPQGHARVRCQISASHTREDLDFAVEAFRKVGRELGLL, via the coding sequence GTGAACGGCGGGTTCGAGGCGCGGCTGCGCGGCGAGCTGGACCAGTTCCGGGCGGACGGCGTCTACAAGCGCCTCAACCACCTCGCCGGCCCGCAGGGCGCGCGCGCGAGGATGGAGGGACGCGGCGAGGTCGTGATCCTCTCCTCGAACAACTACCTGGGCCTGTGCGACGTTCCCGAGGTGGTCGAGGGCGGACACGAAGGGCTGCGGCGCTGGGGGGCGGGAACCGGCTCGGTCCGCTTCATCTGCGGCACCTTCACCGTGCACCGCGATCTCGAGGCGGAGCTGGCCCGCTTCGTCGGCGCGGAGGCCTCGCTCAGCTACGTCTCCTGCTGGAACGCCAACGAAGGGTTGATGCCGACCGTGCTCGACGAGCGCGACGTCGTGATCAGCGACGCGCTCAACCACGCGAGCATCATCGATTCGATCCGCCTGTGCAAGGCCCAGCGCAAGGTCTATCCGCACTCGGACATGGCGGCGCTGCAGAACGCGCTCCGGGACTCGGCGGCGGCGCGAACGCGACTCGTCGTGACCGACGGCGTCTTCAGCATGGAAGGGGACATCGCGCGCCTCCCGGAGATCCTCGATCTCGCGCGTCGTCACGACGCGGTCGTCGTCGTGGACGACTCGCACGCCACGGGGGTGCTCGGAAGGACCGGACGCGGAACCGCGGAGCACTTCGGACTCCACGGGCAGGTGGACGTCGTCACGTCGACGCTCGGCAAGGCGCTCGGCGGGGCGGCGGGAGGGTTCACGGCGGGCTCCGCCGCCCTGTGCGACTACCTGACCCAGCGGTCGCGGCCGCAGCTGTTCTCGAACGCGCTCCCGCCGACGGTCGCGGCGAGCGCCCTCGCCGCGGTGCGCTACCTCGACGCCCACCCGGAACGGGTGGAGCGCCTGCGGGAGAACGCGTCGTATTTCCGTGGGCGCGTGCAGGAGATCGGACTGAAGCCCCTCCCCGGAGAGACGCCGATCGTCCCCATCATCCTCGGGGACACGGCGCTGGCGATCCGCGCGAGCGAGCGGATGCTCGAGGAGGGCGTCTTCGTGACCGGATTCGGGTTCCCGGTCGTCCCGCAGGGTCACGCCCGCGTCCGCTGCCAGATCTCGGCCTCGCACACGCGCGAGGACCTCGATTTCGCCGTCGAGGCGTTCCGGAAGGTGGGTCGGGAACTAGGGCTTCTCTGA
- a CDS encoding leucyl aminopeptidase: protein MNVEVAKAGASSRAAIVLMRPGDRAPQPVARRLALAGFGGARGETVSFEAGGRLWIAAGVGVDASPVAWHDAALRAAREAGRVRCGAADLHFAKGALPDPAGLRAAVVGLHAGAYRFDRYRTIPGKNGHLERAAVAGIPGAVAKEAVARGNVVGRAVALARDLANEPPSRLDPPELARRAATVAKASGCTAKVLDEKAIGKLGFGAMAAVGAGSGVPSRVVHLVYRPGGKASRRTVLVGKGVTFDSGGLQIKPGPSMLGMKADMAGAAAVIAAMGALAESGCREEVHGFIGLVENMTGGRAFKPGDVVTTASGRTVEIVNTDAEGRLVLCDLITHAARTVQPDRIVDVATLTGHVVIALGTLATGVFSNDAALEEEILGAARDAGERFWPLPIYDDYGDELRDGPADLKNAGERWGGAISAALFVREFVPKGVPWVHLDIAGPAFLEAPKGPWPVGATGASVPTLLRWLER, encoded by the coding sequence ATGAACGTCGAGGTCGCGAAGGCCGGAGCCTCGTCGCGCGCGGCGATCGTCCTGATGCGTCCCGGGGACCGGGCCCCGCAGCCCGTGGCGCGCCGTCTCGCGCTCGCCGGGTTCGGCGGTGCCCGCGGCGAGACGGTCTCCTTCGAGGCGGGCGGGAGGTTGTGGATCGCGGCCGGGGTCGGCGTCGATGCCTCTCCGGTGGCGTGGCACGACGCGGCGCTGCGCGCCGCGCGCGAGGCCGGTCGCGTGCGTTGCGGCGCCGCGGATCTCCACTTCGCGAAGGGGGCCCTGCCGGACCCGGCGGGGCTGCGCGCGGCCGTCGTCGGCCTGCACGCGGGGGCGTACCGGTTCGACCGGTACCGGACCATCCCGGGGAAGAACGGCCACCTCGAGCGCGCCGCCGTCGCCGGAATCCCGGGCGCCGTCGCGAAGGAGGCGGTCGCCCGCGGCAACGTCGTCGGTCGCGCGGTCGCGCTCGCGAGAGACCTCGCCAACGAACCCCCGTCCCGGCTGGATCCCCCCGAGCTCGCCCGCCGCGCGGCGACGGTCGCGAAGGCGTCCGGCTGCACGGCGAAGGTGCTCGACGAGAAGGCGATCGGAAAACTCGGCTTCGGCGCGATGGCCGCGGTGGGAGCCGGGAGCGGCGTGCCGTCGAGGGTCGTCCACCTCGTCTACCGACCCGGGGGGAAGGCCTCGCGGCGGACCGTGCTCGTCGGAAAGGGAGTGACCTTCGACAGCGGCGGGCTCCAGATCAAGCCGGGCCCCTCGATGCTCGGGATGAAGGCGGACATGGCGGGCGCCGCCGCGGTGATCGCCGCGATGGGCGCGCTCGCGGAGAGCGGGTGCCGCGAGGAAGTCCACGGCTTTATCGGACTCGTGGAGAACATGACCGGCGGGCGGGCGTTCAAGCCGGGCGACGTCGTGACCACGGCCTCGGGGCGGACGGTGGAGATCGTGAACACCGATGCGGAGGGGCGGCTGGTCCTGTGCGACCTGATCACCCACGCGGCGAGGACGGTGCAGCCCGATCGCATCGTCGACGTCGCGACCCTGACGGGTCACGTCGTGATCGCCCTGGGCACGCTCGCGACGGGAGTGTTCTCCAACGACGCCGCCCTCGAGGAGGAGATCCTCGGCGCGGCGCGCGACGCGGGCGAGCGCTTCTGGCCGCTGCCGATCTACGACGACTACGGCGACGAGCTGCGCGACGGCCCGGCCGACCTCAAGAACGCCGGGGAACGTTGGGGCGGGGCGATCTCGGCGGCGCTGTTCGTCCGGGAGTTCGTCCCGAAGGGGGTGCCGTGGGTGCACCTCGACATCGCCGGTCCCGCGTTCCTCGAGGCCCCCAAGGGGCCGTGGCCGGTCGGGGCGACGGGAGCTTCCGTTCCGACCCTGCTCCGGTGGCTCGAGCGGTGA
- a CDS encoding aldehyde dehydrogenase family protein, with amino-acid sequence MASDNPVQNTRLLVDGAWTDAQDGGTFATVNPADGETIAIVARAGEADVDRAVAAARKALESGPWARMSAADRGRILWKMGEKILEECGRLALLETLDTGKTTFDSGKIELPMAAQIFQFYAGAATKIGGRTIPSRPDAFTFTLKEPVGVVAAITPWNFPFLLASWKVAPALAAGCTVILKPASQTPLTALEMGRIGLECGLPPGVLQVLPGSGSVAGMALVRHAGVDKVSFTGSVEVGRTVVREAAETLKRVTVELGGKSPNVVFADADLEAALRGAFNGIFYNKGEVCAAGSRLLVERSVHEAFVKTLAERTDAIVLGDPREKATRMGPVVSEAQMRTVLEYIESGKAEGARVAAGGRRADEVNGGRGYFVRPTVFDGVDPGMRIAREEIFGPVLAVIPFDDFDDAVAKGNATIFGLAAGVWTRDVGRAHRLARALKAGTVWVNTYNLYDPALPFGGYKHSGFGRDLGLEALEAFLETKSVWMDLGR; translated from the coding sequence ATGGCGTCCGACAACCCCGTTCAGAACACCCGTCTGCTCGTCGACGGCGCGTGGACCGACGCGCAGGACGGCGGCACGTTCGCCACGGTGAACCCCGCGGACGGCGAGACGATCGCGATCGTCGCGCGCGCGGGGGAGGCGGACGTCGACCGCGCGGTCGCCGCCGCGAGGAAGGCGCTCGAGTCGGGCCCGTGGGCCCGGATGAGCGCGGCGGATCGCGGGCGGATCCTCTGGAAGATGGGGGAGAAGATCCTCGAGGAGTGCGGCCGTCTCGCGCTCCTCGAGACCCTCGACACCGGCAAGACCACGTTCGACTCCGGCAAGATCGAGCTGCCGATGGCGGCGCAGATCTTCCAGTTCTACGCCGGCGCGGCGACGAAGATCGGCGGGCGCACGATCCCGAGCCGGCCCGACGCCTTCACCTTCACCCTCAAGGAGCCGGTCGGCGTCGTGGCGGCGATCACGCCGTGGAACTTCCCGTTCCTGCTCGCGTCGTGGAAGGTCGCGCCCGCGCTCGCCGCGGGGTGCACCGTCATCCTCAAGCCCGCGAGCCAGACGCCCCTGACCGCGCTCGAGATGGGGCGGATCGGACTCGAGTGCGGCCTTCCTCCCGGCGTGCTCCAGGTGCTTCCGGGATCGGGATCGGTCGCGGGGATGGCGCTCGTCCGTCATGCGGGAGTGGACAAGGTCTCCTTCACCGGGAGCGTCGAGGTGGGCCGCACCGTCGTGCGCGAGGCGGCCGAGACGCTCAAGCGGGTCACCGTCGAGCTCGGCGGCAAATCCCCGAACGTCGTCTTCGCCGACGCCGACCTCGAGGCGGCCCTTCGCGGCGCGTTCAACGGCATCTTCTACAACAAGGGGGAGGTCTGCGCGGCGGGCTCGCGCCTGCTCGTCGAGCGCTCCGTTCACGAGGCGTTCGTGAAGACGCTCGCGGAGCGCACCGACGCGATCGTGCTCGGGGACCCGCGCGAGAAGGCGACGCGGATGGGACCCGTGGTCTCCGAGGCGCAGATGCGCACCGTGCTCGAGTACATCGAGTCCGGGAAGGCGGAAGGCGCGAGGGTCGCGGCGGGAGGGCGGCGCGCCGACGAGGTCAACGGCGGCCGCGGCTACTTCGTCCGTCCGACGGTATTCGACGGCGTCGATCCCGGCATGCGCATCGCCCGCGAGGAGATCTTCGGGCCCGTGCTCGCGGTCATCCCGTTCGACGACTTCGACGACGCGGTCGCGAAGGGGAACGCGACGATCTTCGGCCTGGCCGCGGGGGTCTGGACCCGCGACGTGGGTCGCGCGCACCGTCTGGCCCGCGCGCTGAAGGCGGGAACCGTGTGGGTCAACACCTACAACCTGTACGATCCGGCGCTCCCGTTCGGGGGCTACAAACACAGCGGTTTCGGTCGCGATCTCGGGCTCGAGGCGCTCGA
- a CDS encoding deoxyguanosinetriphosphate triphosphohydrolase, translated as MTLARYAQPDDGTRGRRHPEGEHAYRTPYQRDRDRIVHCRAFRRLEYKTQVFVNHEGDHYRTRLTHSLEVAQIGRTVARALGLNEDLVESLALSHDLGHTPFGHLGEEVLDEVLREEGGFNHNRQTLRIVEVLENRYPAFPGLNLTWEVREGIAKHSGPIDVAKAPEFAEFEPERQAPLEAQMIDLVDEIAYNHHDVDDGLESGLLDLDDLVASVPLFAAPFRAAGARHPDAGREAIRTTALRGMIDALVSDLIGTTRDAVRASGVASVDEVRRYGTPLVGLSESVAAGNGALKAYLRERLYRHPHIERSKDKARRVLRALVERYVENPLVLPEDTRRRAESLGLHRAVADYVAGMTDRYAIQEYQRLFDPALPV; from the coding sequence ATGACGCTCGCGCGCTACGCCCAGCCGGACGACGGGACGCGGGGACGGCGGCACCCGGAAGGTGAACACGCCTACCGAACGCCCTACCAGCGCGACCGGGACCGCATCGTGCACTGCCGCGCGTTCCGGAGGCTCGAGTACAAGACCCAGGTCTTCGTCAACCACGAAGGCGATCACTACCGCACGCGCCTCACGCATTCCCTCGAGGTCGCCCAGATCGGGCGCACCGTCGCCCGCGCCCTCGGGCTCAACGAGGACCTGGTCGAGTCCCTCGCGCTCTCGCACGACCTCGGGCACACGCCGTTCGGTCACCTGGGCGAGGAGGTCCTTGACGAGGTGCTGCGCGAGGAGGGCGGGTTCAACCACAACCGTCAGACCCTGCGCATCGTGGAGGTCCTGGAGAACCGCTACCCGGCGTTCCCGGGCCTCAACCTCACCTGGGAGGTCCGCGAGGGGATCGCCAAGCACTCGGGGCCGATCGACGTCGCCAAGGCGCCGGAATTCGCCGAGTTCGAGCCGGAGCGGCAGGCGCCGCTCGAGGCCCAGATGATCGACCTCGTCGACGAGATCGCGTACAACCACCACGACGTCGACGACGGCCTCGAATCCGGGCTCCTCGACCTCGACGACCTCGTCGCCTCGGTTCCGTTGTTCGCCGCGCCGTTCCGCGCTGCAGGAGCGCGTCACCCCGACGCGGGGAGAGAGGCGATCCGAACGACGGCCCTCCGGGGCATGATCGATGCCCTGGTCTCCGACCTGATCGGGACGACGCGCGACGCGGTCCGTGCGTCGGGAGTCGCGTCGGTCGACGAGGTGCGACGGTACGGCACGCCGCTGGTCGGGTTGTCGGAGTCGGTCGCCGCCGGCAACGGGGCCCTCAAGGCCTACCTGCGGGAGCGGCTCTACCGGCACCCGCACATCGAGCGCAGCAAGGACAAGGCCCGGCGAGTGCTCCGCGCCCTGGTCGAGCGGTACGTCGAGAACCCGCTCGTCCTCCCGGAGGACACGCGCCGTCGCGCGGAGAGCCTCGGCCTGCACCGCGCCGTCGCGGACTACGTCGCCGGCATGACCGACCGCTACGCGATCCAGGAGTACCAGCGCCTGTTCGACCCCGCGCTTCCCGTGTAG
- a CDS encoding Fe(2+)-trafficking protein has product MPDVTCSRCGRTAPSLARAPMPGPTGARILAQVCASCWDEWLKMQVKFINEYRLNPLDEKHFEFLLGQAREFLKLKDEAAS; this is encoded by the coding sequence ATGCCCGACGTCACCTGCTCGCGATGCGGACGAACGGCCCCGAGTCTTGCAAGGGCCCCCATGCCCGGACCGACCGGAGCCAGGATCCTCGCGCAGGTGTGCGCGAGCTGCTGGGACGAGTGGCTGAAGATGCAGGTGAAGTTCATCAACGAGTACCGGCTGAACCCCCTCGACGAGAAACACTTCGAGTTCCTGCTGGGCCAGGCCCGGGAGTTCCTCAAGCTCAAGGACGAGGCGGCGTCGTGA